In the genome of Halobacterium noricense, one region contains:
- a CDS encoding DNA-binding protein: MSSTNGSSNVVSVDAQAFEHPDEQTDAEDGLAVVDETPTFEAAVEQETQAKVDANHPDGIKETSGERIHGVTLEQEERILGREAELEHISARADLGRQEGREARTRDVVTKQCGRDEPARMDPREQLSREELAAVNREAIRIQDEVDCGWTSAAIARQLAEKVRAGQDVTSAVLELVEELQAVPGAVVPIAEVPDVPVEEVTVQGTVQTLWKPSSSAIQQVGLLADDSGKIKFTCWEKSGQTMVREGQTVRFRAAAKNWYEGRCSIALTGWSDIHFPKRGRWWEA; the protein is encoded by the coding sequence ATGTCTAGTACCAACGGTTCCAGTAATGTAGTTTCGGTCGATGCACAGGCATTCGAGCACCCCGACGAGCAGACGGACGCTGAAGACGGTCTAGCGGTCGTCGACGAGACGCCGACCTTCGAGGCGGCGGTCGAGCAGGAAACACAGGCGAAGGTGGATGCGAACCACCCGGATGGCATCAAGGAGACGAGCGGCGAGCGGATTCACGGCGTCACCCTCGAACAGGAGGAACGCATCCTGGGCCGGGAAGCCGAGCTCGAACACATCAGTGCCCGTGCTGACTTGGGTCGGCAGGAGGGCCGGGAAGCGCGGACGCGTGACGTGGTCACCAAGCAGTGTGGTCGTGATGAGCCGGCACGGATGGACCCACGCGAGCAGCTTTCACGGGAGGAACTTGCGGCTGTGAATAGGGAGGCGATACGCATTCAGGACGAGGTGGATTGCGGCTGGACGAGTGCGGCGATCGCACGGCAGTTAGCCGAGAAGGTTCGTGCCGGCCAGGACGTGACGTCGGCGGTGTTGGAACTGGTCGAGGAGTTGCAGGCGGTGCCGGGTGCGGTCGTGCCGATCGCGGAGGTGCCGGACGTCCCGGTCGAGGAGGTGACAGTTCAAGGAACTGTGCAGACCCTTTGGAAACCGAGCAGTAGCGCGATTCAGCAAGTCGGGCTGCTGGCGGATGACAGCGGGAAAATCAAGTTCACCTGCTGGGAGAAATCCGGGCAGACGATGGTGCGTGAAGGACAGACAGTCCGGTTCCGGGCAGCAGCGAAGAACTGGTACGAAGGCCGGTGCTCGATCGCGCTGACCGGGTGGTCGGATATCCACTTCCCGAAGCGTGGCCGCTGGTGGGAAGCATAG
- a CDS encoding group I intron-associated PD-(D/E)XK endonuclease has translation MDMERGWRGDASEALVAADILRNGHGVAYPHGHEQKYDLIIDVEWGLLRVQVKTASEYDNYRYELEIDPERYPDGTVDIFAGAIHEEGTAIYVPAHEMGKTQRVNFNPPEEMPSDWHREEANLPGEFSLDEALLEIQEGGASQ, from the coding sequence ATGGATATGGAACGGGGTTGGCGGGGTGATGCGTCCGAAGCCTTAGTCGCCGCAGATATCCTTCGAAACGGGCATGGTGTAGCTTATCCCCATGGTCACGAGCAAAAATACGACCTGATAATCGACGTTGAGTGGGGACTGTTACGAGTTCAGGTAAAGACCGCGAGCGAGTATGATAACTATCGGTACGAACTGGAAATTGATCCAGAACGGTACCCCGATGGGACCGTCGACATATTCGCTGGTGCCATCCACGAAGAAGGTACGGCGATATACGTGCCTGCTCACGAAATGGGAAAAACGCAACGTGTGAATTTTAATCCTCCCGAGGAAATGCCCAGTGACTGGCATCGGGAAGAGGCGAACTTACCCGGAGAGTTCTCGCTAGATGAAGCCCTCCTCGAAATTCAGGAGGGGGGCGCCTCTCAGTAA
- a CDS encoding nucleotidyltransferase has product MKLTEDRLQVSRELSELDEEVVEFVGVLEDCNIEYVIVSGYVAILTGRSRATEDIDIVLEPLDQQTTKELVETLKERGYWGMAMPLDEMYTMLSSGDRIRVAEEGEMIPNFEMWFAKNEVEREALDKAIAAELGAAQLNISPLELQIAYKLRLAQHAGSTSGKDFEDALHLYETFEESLNREQLEEYVTDLGVEDYYDQLKRA; this is encoded by the coding sequence ATGAAACTCACCGAAGATCGGCTTCAAGTCTCCCGCGAGTTGTCTGAACTCGATGAGGAGGTCGTCGAGTTTGTTGGCGTTCTCGAAGACTGTAATATCGAGTATGTCATCGTGAGTGGGTATGTCGCAATCCTCACTGGCCGCTCTCGTGCGACGGAAGATATTGATATCGTTCTGGAACCATTGGACCAACAGACGACCAAAGAGCTGGTGGAGACGCTCAAAGAGCGAGGGTATTGGGGAATGGCGATGCCGCTCGACGAGATGTACACGATGCTAAGTAGTGGTGACCGCATCCGCGTAGCCGAGGAAGGGGAAATGATTCCCAACTTCGAAATGTGGTTTGCGAAAAATGAGGTCGAACGTGAAGCGCTCGACAAGGCGATCGCCGCAGAACTCGGTGCTGCCCAACTGAACATCAGCCCGCTCGAACTCCAAATTGCGTACAAGCTCCGTCTCGCCCAACATGCCGGCAGTACATCGGGGAAGGATTTCGAAGATGCACTCCACCTCTACGAGACGTTCGAGGAATCCCTTAATAGGGAGCAGCTCGAAGAATACGTTACAGACCTCGGGGTCGAGGATTACTATGATCAGCTCAAGCGAGCTTGA
- a CDS encoding winged helix-turn-helix domain-containing protein yields MTETWDDVNEQVKADWKDDTTPFERVYEIVEQTHDGQSAAEIADRALVSEPTARRHCKTLVNTGFAETEQDGQTTLYKRNSDRVLMSRIRELREEVDRPELLDSIQDMKAEIRRYEDRYDVVSPEELAQQLDANETDGWDDLTAWRTTRQNLAVAQAALAYDEASHQLAV; encoded by the coding sequence ATGACCGAGACGTGGGACGACGTCAACGAGCAGGTCAAAGCGGACTGGAAGGACGACACCACGCCGTTCGAGCGAGTGTACGAAATCGTCGAACAAACCCACGATGGGCAGTCGGCGGCCGAGATCGCCGACCGGGCCCTCGTGAGCGAGCCGACGGCACGTCGCCACTGTAAGACGCTGGTGAACACAGGGTTCGCCGAGACGGAACAGGACGGCCAAACGACGCTGTACAAGCGCAACAGCGACCGGGTGTTGATGTCCCGGATCCGTGAGCTGCGTGAGGAAGTCGATCGCCCGGAGTTACTCGACAGTATTCAAGACATGAAGGCCGAAATCCGGCGCTACGAGGACCGCTACGACGTGGTGTCGCCGGAAGAACTCGCCCAGCAACTCGACGCCAACGAGACGGACGGCTGGGACGACCTGACGGCGTGGCGGACGACGCGGCAGAATCTCGCCGTCGCACAAGCCGCCCTCGCCTACGACGAGGCCAGCCACCAGCTCGCCGTATGA
- a CDS encoding DUF7563 family protein, with protein sequence MVTTCRTPHLKYGRWSASLPCRRMRRERLDVSRKDCRLGKRICFRRRGSSSVVAVRKPMVDGLAATGMAECQNCGSHVTEVYVRVFTPDSVDEPQVCPNCEDMTRGREGVREKRT encoded by the coding sequence ATGGTAACTACATGTCGGACACCGCATTTAAAATACGGCAGGTGGAGTGCCAGTCTTCCATGTCGACGGATGCGTCGAGAACGACTGGATGTCAGTCGCAAAGACTGTCGTCTGGGTAAACGCATTTGTTTCAGACGACGTGGTAGCAGTTCGGTCGTCGCTGTCAGAAAGCCTATGGTCGATGGTCTGGCTGCTACTGGTATGGCGGAATGCCAGAACTGCGGGAGTCATGTCACGGAGGTCTACGTTCGTGTATTCACGCCGGATTCGGTCGACGAACCTCAGGTGTGTCCGAACTGTGAGGATATGACTCGTGGCCGTGAAGGCGTCCGTGAGAAACGAACGTAG
- a CDS encoding TATA-box-binding protein — MSVPTETIHIENVVASSDIGQELSLDQLATDLDGAEYNPEDFPGVVYRLQEPKSATLIFRSGKVVCTGAKSVDDVHDALDIVFDDLRELGIDVDSKPSIEVQNIVSSASLEQSLNLNAIAIGLGLEQIEYEPEQFPGLVYRLDDPDVVVLLFGSGKLVITGGTETDEAQQALTHVQDRLSELGLLD, encoded by the coding sequence ATGAGCGTACCCACGGAGACGATTCACATCGAGAACGTCGTTGCGTCCAGTGATATCGGCCAAGAGCTCTCCCTCGACCAGCTTGCCACTGATCTCGACGGTGCCGAGTACAACCCTGAAGACTTCCCTGGGGTCGTCTACCGCCTTCAGGAGCCGAAGTCAGCCACGCTAATCTTCCGCTCGGGGAAAGTCGTCTGCACCGGCGCGAAAAGCGTCGACGACGTCCACGACGCCCTCGACATCGTCTTCGATGACCTCCGCGAGTTAGGCATCGACGTCGACAGTAAGCCATCGATCGAGGTGCAAAACATCGTTTCGAGTGCCAGCCTCGAGCAGTCGCTGAACTTGAACGCGATCGCAATCGGGCTCGGCCTAGAGCAAATCGAGTACGAGCCCGAACAGTTCCCTGGGCTCGTCTATCGGCTCGATGACCCCGACGTCGTCGTCCTTCTCTTTGGCAGTGGGAAGCTCGTCATTACTGGTGGGACAGAAACGGACGAGGCCCAACAGGCGCTCACGCACGTGCAGGACCGGCTTTCCGAACTCGGACTGCTCGATTAA